The Kluyveromyces marxianus DMKU3-1042 DNA, complete genome, chromosome 7 DNA segment TATGGACAACTTACTTATATTCGTGTTTACCAGGGTAAAATGAGAAAGGGTGGTTACATCACCAACGTTAAGACCGGTAAAAAGGTCAAGATTTCTCGTTTAGTGAGAATGCACTCTAATGAAATGGAAGATGTTGACGAAGTTGGTGCAGGTGAAATTTGTGCTACTTTCGGTATTGATTGTTCTTCAGGTGACACCTTTACTGATGGCACCCTAAAATACTCCATGTCTTCCATGTTTGTTCCAGACGCCGTCATTTCCTTATCTATTACGCCAAAGACTAAAGATTCAACTAACTTTTCCAAGGCATTGAACCGTTTCCAAAAGGAAGATCCTACGTTCAGAGTCAAGTTCGATTCCGAATCTAAAGAAACGGTTATCAGCGGTATGGGTGAATTGCATTTAGAAATTTACGTGGAAAGAATGAAGCGTGAATACAATGTCGAATGTGTTACTGGTAAGCCACAAGTGTCGTACAGAGAATCTATTCAATCTGCAGCTGAATTTGACTACACTCACAAGAAGCAATCTGGTGGTGCTGGTCAGTATGGTAGAGTTATGGGTAACCTAACCCGTAATGAGGATTCTTCCACTAACAACTTCAGGACTGCTATTATTGGTGGTCGTATCCCAGAAAAATACCTAGCTGCATGTGCTAAAGGTTTCGAAGAAGCTTGTGAAAAGGGTCCATTGGTCGGACATAAAGTTATCGGTGTTGATATGTTGATCAATGATGGTGCTATTCACGCAGTTGACTCCAACGAATTGGCTTTCAAGACTGCAACTATGGCAGCCTTCAAGCAAGCATTTTTGGAATCTCAACCAGTGGTCTTGGAACCTATTATGAATGTTTCTGTTACCTCTCCAAACGAGTTCCAAGGTAACGTCATTGGTTTAATGAACAAATTGCAAGCTGTTATCCAAGATACCGAGAACGGACAAGATGAATTTACAATTACTGCGGAATGTCCTTTGAACACTATGTTCGGTTTTGCAACATCTTTGAGAGCTTCTACCCAAGGTAAAGGTGAATTCTCCTTAGAATTCAAACACTATGCCCCTGCCTCCCCACAATTACAAAAGCAGTTAATTGCTGAGTATCAAAAAAAGCAACAGAAATGATAAACATGATTATTCCCTCTAATTCGATCAAATAAAATAGGAACTCTGGcccaaaataaaaagaatataccTGTTTCTGTGCTCCTTTATGCctatgtatataaaaagaAGCTGTTAATTTATATACCTTGTAAATAAACAATCCTATTCTATTGTCTAAATTCTTAACACGAATGAAATGGAATTAAACTTTAAAAGACGAACGACTCCTAAAGCTTGAAAACTAttaaaaaatgataaagcAGAATACAACATAGTTGTAATTCTACTTCGAATGGTATGCAATTATGAGAAAAGTCCGAAGTAGATTACCCCGTGTATGTGTCATCATTCTTGATTTTATCAAGGAGATCGTTGATTTTAGGTCCCATAATAGGTTGCCCTCGTCTAGTTTTCTTCAGTAGTCGTTTTGCTCTGTCCTCTCTTTGCTGCTGTTTTTGTTTCGCAAGCTTAATTCGTTCGATCTCTTGCTCTCTAAAAgctctctctttctccttTGCAGAACGCTTTCTTAGCTtatgttcttctttttgctcctttacttttttcttattgagttccttcttttcatgCACAGACGCTCTATCATGTTTTTCAGCTTGAGGCTTTTCGGGAACAGCATATCCTTCTTCCTTTAGTACTTTTAAGTATCCTTTCTTTAACCTAGCCTTCTTTGTTAAATTCTTCTGAATTTCCTTTAGCCTATATTCTTTGgtgaacttcttcttctctacCTTGGTCATAATTAGTTTATTACTTGTAGTAAGCAGTTgattttttgtatatactGATAATAATTAATAATACCT contains these protein-coding regions:
- the FYV7 gene encoding Fyv7p produces the protein MTKVEKKKFTKEYRLKEIQKNLTKKARLKKGYLKVLKEEGYAVPEKPQAEKHDRASVHEKKELNKKKVKEQKEEHKLRKRSAKEKERAFREQEIERIKLAKQKQQQREDRAKRLLKKTRRGQPIMGPKINDLLDKIKNDDTYTG